The following are encoded together in the Cohaesibacter gelatinilyticus genome:
- the rplA gene encoding 50S ribosomal protein L1, which translates to MANVGKRIRAAREKVDANKVYSVEEAVKLVKGAASAKFDETVEISLNLGVDPRHADQMVRGVCQLPAGSGKNVRVAVFARGDKAEEAKAAGAEIVGAEDLLAVVQGGTIDFDRCIASPDMMPLVGRLGKVLGPRGMMPNPKVGTVTPDVAGAVKAAKGGSVEFRVEKAGIIHGGVGKVSFEEAALVDNVKAFIAAVTKAKPSGAKGTYMERMSLSSTMGPGVRVDLASID; encoded by the coding sequence ATGGCTAATGTAGGAAAACGTATCCGCGCTGCTCGTGAAAAAGTTGATGCAAACAAGGTTTATTCCGTTGAAGAAGCTGTGAAGCTGGTCAAGGGTGCTGCATCTGCCAAATTCGATGAGACCGTAGAAATCTCCCTGAACCTCGGTGTTGACCCGCGTCATGCGGACCAGATGGTTCGTGGTGTATGTCAGCTGCCTGCGGGCTCTGGTAAAAATGTTCGTGTTGCTGTTTTTGCACGTGGCGATAAGGCTGAAGAAGCTAAAGCTGCAGGTGCAGAGATTGTTGGTGCAGAAGATCTGTTGGCAGTTGTTCAGGGCGGTACCATCGATTTTGATCGTTGTATTGCATCTCCTGACATGATGCCTCTGGTTGGTCGTCTGGGTAAAGTTCTTGGCCCACGTGGCATGATGCCAAATCCAAAGGTTGGTACCGTTACTCCTGATGTTGCTGGTGCTGTCAAGGCGGCTAAAGGTGGCTCCGTTGAGTTTCGTGTCGAGAAGGCCGGTATCATCCATGGTGGCGTTGGTAAAGTGAGCTTTGAAGAAGCTGCGTTGGTTGACAACGTCAAGGCATTTATTGCTGCTGTTACCAAGGCCAAGCCATCAGGTGCCAAAGGCACTTACATGGAGCGTATGAGCCTGTCCTCCACAATGGGGCCAGGTGTGCGCGTAGATCTTGCTTCTAT
- the rplK gene encoding 50S ribosomal protein L11 → MAKKIQGYLKLQVPAGAANPSPPIGPALGQRGLNIMEFCKAFNAKTQEMEKNAPVPVIITIYQDKSFTFEMKTPPASFFLKKAAKLPKGSGAPGRDVAGSVTKDQVREIAEQKMKDLNANDIEAAMLMIEGSARSMGLEVVG, encoded by the coding sequence ATGGCAAAAAAGATTCAAGGTTACCTGAAACTTCAGGTTCCTGCAGGGGCTGCTAATCCATCCCCTCCAATTGGTCCTGCTCTTGGTCAGCGCGGCCTGAATATCATGGAATTCTGTAAGGCGTTTAACGCCAAGACGCAGGAAATGGAAAAAAATGCGCCGGTTCCGGTGATTATTACCATTTACCAGGACAAGTCTTTCACTTTTGAAATGAAGACACCTCCGGCGTCTTTCTTTCTGAAAAAAGCTGCCAAGCTGCCTAAGGGCTCTGGTGCGCCTGGTCGTGATGTGGCGGGTTCCGTGACCAAGGATCAGGTTCGTGAAATTGCTGAGCAGAAGATGAAAGATCTCAATGCCAACGACATCGAAGCCGCGATGTTGATGATTGAGGGTTCTGCCCGTTCCATGGGCCTCGAGGTGGTAGGATAA
- the nusG gene encoding transcription termination/antitermination protein NusG, whose translation MAKRWYIVHAYSNFEKKVAEAIREKADQTGLGDLFDEVLVPTEKFVEVRRGRKVESERKFFPGYVLVKMAMTDDAYHLIKNTPKVTGFLGNDNKPMPISNAEADRLLNQVQEGVEKPMPTVSFEVGEQVRVSDGPFASFNGLVEEVDEERARLKVTVSIFGRATPVELEYNQVEKL comes from the coding sequence ATTGCAAAGCGGTGGTATATCGTTCATGCCTACTCGAACTTCGAGAAGAAAGTAGCGGAGGCTATTCGTGAAAAGGCTGATCAGACCGGTCTTGGTGATCTGTTTGATGAAGTTCTTGTTCCGACCGAGAAGTTTGTAGAAGTGCGTCGTGGACGCAAGGTCGAATCTGAGCGCAAGTTTTTCCCCGGTTATGTGCTGGTGAAGATGGCAATGACAGATGACGCCTATCATTTGATCAAGAATACCCCGAAAGTCACTGGCTTTCTGGGGAATGACAACAAGCCGATGCCAATTTCCAATGCGGAAGCGGATCGCTTGTTGAATCAGGTTCAGGAAGGTGTCGAGAAACCGATGCCGACCGTCAGTTTCGAAGTTGGCGAGCAGGTTCGGGTTTCCGATGGGCCGTTTGCTTCGTTCAATGGGCTTGTCGAGGAAGTGGACGAAGAGCGTGCGCGCCTCAAGGTTACCGTATCGATCTTTGGTCGTGCGACACCAGTCGAGCTTGAATATAATCAGGTTGAAAAACTCTGA
- the secE gene encoding preprotein translocase subunit SecE yields MAKTNPFDFLQQVKSEASKVTWPSQKETGITTVMVFVMVFLASIFFLLADQIMSFGVSFVLGLGG; encoded by the coding sequence ATGGCAAAGACCAACCCATTTGATTTTCTGCAGCAGGTTAAATCTGAAGCATCGAAGGTAACCTGGCCTTCCCAGAAGGAGACTGGCATTACTACTGTGATGGTTTTTGTCATGGTTTTCCTGGCTTCAATCTTTTTCTTGCTGGCTGACCAGATCATGTCATTTGGCGTCAGCTTCGTGCTTGGCCTGGGAGGTTAA
- the tuf gene encoding elongation factor Tu produces MAKEKFERNKPHVNIGTIGHVDHGKTTLTAAITMTLAEKGGAEAKAYDEIDGAPEEKARGITISTAHVEYETENRHYAHVDCPGHADYVKNMITGAAQMDGAILVCSAADGPMPQTREHILLARQVGVPALVVFLNKVDQVDDEELLELVEMEVRELLDSYEFPGDDIPIVKGSALAAVENRDAAIGREAIMELMAAVDDYIPTPERPKDLPFLLPIEDVFSISGRGTVVTGRVERGVINVGDEIEIVGIKDTQKTTCTGVEMFRKLLDSGEAGDNVGVLLRGTKREDVERGQVLCAPASVTPHTKFKAEAYILTKEEGGRHTPFFTNYRPQFYFRTTDVTGVVTLNEGTEMVMPGDNVEMNVELIVPIAMEEKLRFAIREGGRTVGAGIVGSIVE; encoded by the coding sequence ATGGCTAAGGAAAAGTTTGAACGTAATAAGCCGCATGTAAACATCGGCACGATTGGTCACGTTGACCATGGTAAAACCACCCTGACCGCAGCTATCACCATGACCCTTGCTGAAAAGGGCGGTGCTGAGGCTAAGGCTTATGATGAGATTGACGGTGCGCCAGAAGAGAAAGCTCGCGGCATCACGATCTCTACTGCTCACGTTGAGTATGAGACAGAGAACCGTCACTATGCTCACGTTGACTGCCCAGGTCACGCTGACTATGTGAAGAACATGATCACCGGTGCTGCTCAGATGGACGGTGCTATCCTGGTTTGTTCTGCAGCTGACGGCCCAATGCCACAGACGCGTGAGCACATCCTGCTTGCCCGTCAGGTTGGTGTTCCTGCTCTGGTAGTGTTCCTGAACAAAGTTGATCAGGTTGATGACGAAGAGCTGCTTGAGCTTGTTGAAATGGAAGTTCGCGAACTGCTGGATTCTTACGAGTTCCCAGGCGACGATATTCCTATCGTAAAAGGTTCTGCTCTTGCTGCTGTTGAGAACCGTGACGCTGCAATCGGCCGTGAAGCAATCATGGAACTGATGGCTGCTGTTGACGATTATATCCCAACTCCAGAGCGTCCAAAGGATCTGCCATTCCTGCTGCCTATCGAAGATGTATTCTCCATCTCTGGTCGTGGTACTGTGGTAACCGGTCGTGTTGAGCGTGGCGTGATCAATGTTGGTGACGAGATTGAGATCGTCGGTATCAAAGACACCCAGAAAACCACCTGTACCGGTGTTGAAATGTTCCGCAAGCTGCTTGATAGCGGTGAAGCTGGTGACAATGTTGGTGTTCTCCTGCGTGGTACCAAGCGTGAAGATGTCGAGCGTGGCCAGGTTCTGTGTGCACCAGCTTCCGTTACTCCACACACCAAGTTCAAAGCAGAAGCTTACATCCTGACGAAAGAAGAAGGCGGTCGTCATACTCCGTTCTTCACCAACTATCGTCCACAATTCTATTTCCGTACCACTGACGTGACGGGTGTTGTTACCCTGAACGAAGGTACCGAGATGGTTATGCCTGGCGATAACGTCGAGATGAATGTTGAGCTGATCGTGCCAATCGCTATGGAAGAAAAGCTGCGCTTCGCTATCCGCGAAGGTGGCCGTACCGTAGGTGCCGGCATCGTCGGTTCTATCGTCGAGTAA
- a CDS encoding TrmH family RNA methyltransferase translates to MTKNRSQKAKRNRQMEANSANKRRNSRRANDDFVHLFGIHAVAAAASNPQRPLHKLLATTNAEAKLRQEIQSLGGNPARLDGIIETANPKDIDQHAKGAVHQGLYLTAGQLESAAISDLEDAKLVVILDQITDPHNVGAIIRSSVALGADALIMTGRHSPEESGIMAKTASGGLDMITMVTVPNLARALDEIADIGFHTIGFDSEESAPFEEIMQKTVPDQKLALIFGSEGKGLRRLTREKCAELARLDMPGPIKSLNVSNAVAMTLYGCHLRRQSIIS, encoded by the coding sequence ATGACAAAGAACCGCTCACAAAAAGCCAAACGCAACCGTCAGATGGAGGCCAACTCTGCCAACAAGCGCCGTAACTCCCGGCGAGCCAATGATGACTTTGTGCATCTATTCGGCATTCACGCCGTCGCTGCCGCAGCTTCCAACCCCCAGCGCCCATTGCACAAACTTCTGGCAACCACAAACGCGGAAGCCAAACTGCGACAGGAAATCCAATCTCTAGGCGGCAATCCCGCACGTCTTGATGGAATTATTGAAACAGCGAATCCCAAAGATATCGATCAACATGCCAAGGGCGCGGTTCATCAGGGACTTTATCTGACTGCAGGTCAGCTGGAATCAGCTGCCATCTCCGATCTGGAAGATGCCAAGTTGGTTGTTATCCTCGACCAGATCACCGACCCCCACAATGTGGGCGCCATCATTCGCTCCAGTGTGGCACTGGGTGCAGATGCACTCATCATGACCGGTCGCCACAGCCCGGAAGAATCCGGGATCATGGCAAAAACCGCTTCCGGTGGCCTGGACATGATCACTATGGTGACAGTTCCAAATCTAGCCCGTGCTTTGGACGAAATTGCAGATATCGGCTTCCACACCATTGGATTTGATTCTGAGGAAAGTGCACCATTTGAAGAAATCATGCAGAAAACAGTACCAGATCAGAAACTGGCATTGATATTCGGCTCTGAAGGCAAGGGATTGCGCCGCCTGACCCGTGAGAAATGCGCTGAGCTGGCACGGCTGGATATGCCAGGCCCGATCAAGAGCCTCAATGTCTCCAATGCCGTTGCCATGACACTTTATGGGTGCCATCTAAGACGACAAAGCATCATTTCCTGA
- the purU gene encoding formyltetrahydrofolate deformylase — protein MMTHILRMKCEDQAGIVSGLGQVLDRFGCNIGQSFQFLQPASIREDDVAEIFFLRLEFTCTEQTDWSELEQELEALRSCFDADLSVRESGRAVPTILMVSKFDHCLIDILYRVQTGKLPLDIVAVVSNHAHSRADVERLGIPYYLWPVTKENKQEQEQKLEELIERSGAELVVLARYMQILSDEFSSRHFGKIINIHHSFLPAFKGAMPYKRAWERGVKHIGATAHYVTPNLDEGPIIEQDTERVSHSDSASDLVRLGGDVEARVLSKALRLHIEGRVFINGNRTIVFKG, from the coding sequence ATGATGACGCATATCCTGAGAATGAAATGTGAGGACCAGGCCGGGATTGTTTCCGGTCTTGGACAGGTTCTGGATCGATTTGGATGTAATATTGGCCAGAGTTTTCAGTTTTTGCAGCCCGCTTCCATCAGGGAAGATGATGTGGCTGAAATCTTTTTCCTGCGTCTTGAATTTACCTGCACTGAGCAGACCGATTGGTCCGAACTCGAACAAGAGCTTGAAGCTCTTCGATCTTGCTTTGATGCAGACTTATCAGTTCGCGAAAGTGGCAGGGCGGTGCCCACCATCTTGATGGTTTCGAAGTTCGACCACTGTCTGATTGATATTCTATATCGTGTTCAAACCGGTAAACTGCCGCTTGATATTGTTGCCGTTGTCTCAAACCATGCTCATAGCCGGGCGGATGTAGAACGTCTTGGTATTCCCTATTATCTGTGGCCTGTAACCAAAGAGAACAAACAGGAGCAGGAGCAAAAGCTTGAGGAATTGATCGAGCGTTCAGGTGCGGAACTGGTTGTCTTGGCTCGCTACATGCAAATCTTGTCTGACGAATTCAGTTCACGTCATTTTGGTAAGATCATCAATATTCATCATTCTTTCCTGCCAGCTTTCAAAGGCGCCATGCCTTATAAGCGCGCGTGGGAGAGGGGGGTGAAACATATTGGAGCGACAGCCCATTATGTGACCCCAAATCTTGATGAAGGCCCCATCATTGAACAGGACACTGAGCGTGTGAGCCATTCAGATAGTGCTTCTGATCTGGTTCGTCTGGGTGGTGATGTGGAAGCCCGTGTGCTTTCAAAAGCATTGCGTCTTCATATTGAAGGACGTGTCTTTATCAATGGAAATAGAACCATTGTATTCAAGGGCTAG
- a CDS encoding sarcosine oxidase subunit gamma: MTSSMEMTLNLPQAIGSQVISDMSGPVSIKLQEPKARLNLRIAQQKLSEASKAFGLEIPSKIHGYAEEGNRSALCLGPDEWILSASEDAKDDIVAAFADLYSSCPHSLTDISDRQMSISLSGEQAAELLSVGCPRDLGLLAVGSGTRTIFDGVEITLLRLEQDRFEMEVWRSFLPHMWALLHIGNQELASDQKRALLEKQQ; encoded by the coding sequence ATGACTAGTTCAATGGAAATGACGCTGAATTTGCCCCAAGCGATTGGCTCTCAAGTAATTAGTGATATGAGTGGTCCGGTTTCCATCAAATTGCAGGAACCGAAGGCGCGTTTAAATCTGCGTATTGCTCAACAAAAACTGTCTGAAGCCTCCAAAGCGTTCGGGTTGGAAATTCCTTCCAAAATCCATGGATATGCTGAAGAGGGAAATCGCTCCGCCTTATGTCTTGGACCAGACGAGTGGATTTTATCCGCCTCAGAGGATGCCAAGGATGACATTGTTGCGGCATTTGCAGATCTATATTCAAGCTGCCCACACAGTTTGACCGATATATCAGATCGTCAGATGAGTATTTCGCTGAGTGGAGAGCAGGCGGCTGAATTGCTGAGCGTTGGATGTCCTCGTGATCTGGGTTTGCTCGCAGTTGGGTCTGGTACCCGTACGATCTTTGACGGTGTTGAGATTACTTTGCTGCGTCTTGAGCAAGATCGATTTGAAATGGAGGTCTGGCGTTCGTTTCTTCCTCACATGTGGGCGTTGCTGCATATCGGCAATCAAGAGCTTGCCAGCGATCAAAAACGTGCCTTGCTTGAAAAACAACAATAA
- a CDS encoding sarcosine oxidase subunit alpha, with translation MSSYRISGKGRVNQSKPVTFTFDGKSYRGFEGDTVASALLANGVHLMGRSFKYHRPRGVLTAGSEEPNALIGTQRPGADNSRFEPNTRATTQEIYDGLITTSQNKWPSLSFDMGAINDRLYMLFSAGFYYKTFMWPKSFWDKLYEPVIRASAGLGVSPTKVDPDIYASRYLHCDVLIVGAGAAGIAAALQVAKSGAEVVLVDEQAELGGSLLSEESIEIDGVSSSAWLKTSLDQLRAMDNVRLMSRTTAIGYYHQNMVALAQKLTDHLADVPENSPRERMWRVRAKQVILAQGAIERPLVFDGNDRPGVMLAGAGQNYLNRFGVMVGKTPVFLTSHDSAWYAAFDYQDAGANVVAIVDTRVDMDDALLDQARQRGIEVFLGHTATTTSGRLRIKSVSVNPVAHGVVGAALELSCDVLLMCGGWTPSLHLFSHTKGSLKWDEEARVFLPDQSNEECQIAGACRGLWGISSALEDGAKAGLEAITALDLSGEDVTYSVGNDRAGTGETHRELPTNGNPGKAKAFIDFQNDVTAKDIRLAVREGMHSIEHVKRYTTNGMATDQGKMSNMNGLEIAADAVGKEVPKVGLTTFRPPYTPTTFGVFAGYHKDGQFELTRKTPIDSWAEKNGAAFEPVSQWRRAWYFPKSGEDMRKAVARECAATRKSVGMFDASTLGKIEVVGPDAVEFMNRMYTNPWTKLAPGRCRYGVLLGEDGFILDDGVIGRLSEDKFHITTTTGGAARVLNMMEDYLQTEWPDLQVWLTSTTEQWATIALNGPNARKLLEPFVEGQDMSDEALPHMSVAECKVAGFPARLFRLSFTGELGFEINVPARHGLELWSKLYEAGKAYDICPYGTETMHVLRAEKGYIIVGQDTDGTVTPYDAGLGWAVAKKKPDFVGMRSLKRPDLVAEGRKQLVGLKTKDPKIVLEEGAQIVNDPHQSLPMKMVGHVTSSYWSEVLGQSIAMALIEGGQSRMGETIYIPMAECVLEAEICSSVFYDPAGDRLKV, from the coding sequence ATGAGCAGCTATCGTATTTCCGGCAAAGGCCGTGTGAATCAATCCAAACCGGTGACTTTCACCTTTGATGGCAAATCCTATCGAGGATTTGAAGGTGACACCGTTGCGTCTGCTTTGCTTGCCAATGGTGTCCACCTGATGGGGCGGTCCTTCAAATATCACCGACCTCGTGGAGTGCTGACCGCTGGCTCTGAAGAACCCAATGCGCTGATAGGTACACAGCGCCCAGGGGCAGATAACAGCCGTTTCGAACCCAACACTCGCGCCACTACGCAAGAAATTTATGACGGACTGATCACAACCAGTCAGAACAAGTGGCCATCGCTCAGCTTTGATATGGGAGCGATCAATGATCGTCTCTATATGCTCTTCTCGGCTGGCTTTTACTACAAAACTTTCATGTGGCCGAAGAGCTTCTGGGACAAACTCTATGAGCCTGTCATTCGGGCCTCTGCTGGACTTGGCGTCTCTCCCACGAAGGTCGATCCGGATATCTATGCATCTCGTTATTTGCATTGTGACGTATTGATCGTTGGAGCGGGTGCAGCTGGTATCGCTGCTGCGCTGCAGGTTGCCAAATCTGGGGCGGAAGTTGTTCTGGTCGATGAACAAGCCGAACTCGGTGGCTCACTTCTAAGCGAAGAGAGCATTGAGATTGATGGTGTCAGCTCATCAGCGTGGCTCAAAACCAGCCTCGATCAACTTCGCGCCATGGACAATGTTCGCCTGATGAGCCGAACCACAGCCATTGGCTATTATCATCAGAATATGGTCGCTCTCGCACAAAAGCTTACAGATCATCTGGCGGACGTTCCTGAAAATAGTCCGCGTGAGAGAATGTGGCGCGTTCGCGCAAAGCAGGTCATTCTGGCACAAGGTGCAATCGAGCGGCCATTGGTCTTTGATGGGAATGATCGCCCCGGTGTCATGCTGGCCGGTGCAGGACAGAACTATCTGAACCGTTTTGGGGTAATGGTTGGCAAGACACCGGTCTTTTTAACGTCGCATGACAGTGCCTGGTATGCTGCATTTGATTACCAAGATGCTGGTGCCAATGTGGTTGCCATTGTTGATACTCGGGTGGATATGGATGATGCGCTGCTGGATCAGGCGCGACAACGCGGCATTGAAGTGTTTCTTGGCCATACGGCGACCACTACATCAGGGCGTCTTCGGATCAAGTCTGTCTCTGTCAATCCGGTCGCCCACGGAGTTGTGGGAGCTGCTCTTGAACTTTCCTGCGATGTGCTTTTGATGTGTGGTGGTTGGACACCATCCCTGCATTTGTTCTCGCACACGAAGGGCAGCCTGAAGTGGGATGAAGAGGCGCGTGTCTTTCTTCCGGACCAAAGCAACGAAGAATGCCAGATTGCTGGTGCCTGCCGTGGGCTATGGGGTATTTCTTCCGCTCTGGAAGATGGTGCCAAAGCAGGACTGGAAGCAATCACGGCTTTGGACTTGTCCGGCGAGGACGTTACTTATTCTGTTGGCAATGATCGCGCTGGAACTGGTGAGACACATCGGGAATTGCCTACAAACGGCAATCCTGGCAAAGCCAAGGCTTTCATCGATTTCCAGAATGATGTGACGGCCAAGGACATTCGTCTGGCTGTACGTGAAGGCATGCATTCGATTGAACATGTCAAACGGTACACCACAAACGGCATGGCGACCGATCAGGGCAAAATGTCCAATATGAATGGATTGGAAATTGCGGCCGACGCTGTGGGCAAGGAAGTGCCGAAAGTGGGACTGACCACATTCCGGCCTCCCTATACCCCAACGACATTTGGTGTATTTGCCGGTTATCACAAAGATGGTCAATTCGAGCTGACACGTAAAACACCAATCGATAGTTGGGCCGAGAAAAACGGCGCGGCTTTCGAGCCTGTCTCGCAATGGCGCAGGGCTTGGTATTTCCCAAAATCTGGTGAAGACATGCGCAAGGCTGTGGCGCGTGAGTGTGCTGCAACACGCAAGTCAGTTGGCATGTTTGATGCGTCTACCCTTGGCAAAATTGAAGTGGTTGGGCCTGATGCGGTTGAGTTCATGAACCGCATGTATACCAACCCATGGACCAAACTTGCTCCTGGGCGTTGCCGTTATGGTGTTCTGTTAGGGGAAGATGGGTTCATTCTGGATGATGGTGTCATTGGCCGCCTGAGCGAGGACAAGTTCCATATCACCACGACAACGGGCGGTGCTGCCCGTGTCCTGAATATGATGGAAGACTATCTGCAAACCGAGTGGCCAGACTTGCAGGTTTGGTTGACCTCTACCACGGAACAATGGGCAACCATCGCCTTGAATGGTCCAAATGCTCGCAAGCTATTGGAACCGTTTGTGGAGGGGCAGGATATGAGCGATGAAGCTTTGCCTCATATGTCGGTGGCTGAATGCAAAGTTGCTGGCTTTCCTGCGCGCTTGTTCCGTCTGTCCTTTACCGGTGAGCTTGGTTTTGAAATCAATGTACCGGCTCGTCATGGATTGGAGCTTTGGTCTAAACTCTATGAAGCCGGAAAGGCCTACGATATCTGTCCTTATGGTACCGAGACCATGCATGTGTTGCGAGCCGAGAAGGGCTATATCATTGTTGGTCAGGATACGGACGGTACAGTTACGCCTTATGATGCAGGGCTTGGATGGGCAGTTGCCAAGAAGAAACCGGATTTCGTGGGCATGCGCTCTCTGAAACGCCCTGATCTCGTTGCCGAAGGGCGAAAGCAATTGGTTGGCCTGAAAACCAAAGATCCCAAGATTGTGCTCGAAGAGGGTGCGCAAATTGTCAATGATCCGCACCAGTCATTGCCGATGAAAATGGTGGGGCATGTGACGTCTTCCTATTGGAGTGAAGTGCTTGGGCAATCTATTGCCATGGCCCTCATTGAGGGGGGGCAATCTAGAATGGGTGAGACAATCTATATCCCGATGGCTGAGTGTGTATTGGAAGCAGAGATTTGCTCCAGTGTATTTTATGATCCAGCAGGCGACCGGTTGAAGGTTTGA
- a CDS encoding sarcosine oxidase subunit delta, with translation MLMIRCPHCEETLPELEFAYAGEAHIDRPVRPEELSDEEWRNFLFIRTNERGLHFERWRHIHGCARFFNAVRDTVSDQFLTTYKSGTPRPTEDELKELAK, from the coding sequence ATGTTGATGATCCGTTGCCCTCATTGTGAGGAAACCCTGCCGGAGCTGGAATTTGCCTATGCAGGAGAAGCCCATATTGATCGACCGGTAAGGCCGGAAGAGTTGAGTGACGAGGAATGGCGCAATTTTCTGTTCATTCGCACCAATGAGCGAGGCCTGCATTTCGAACGTTGGCGCCATATCCATGGCTGTGCCCGTTTCTTCAATGCCGTTCGCGACACGGTCAGCGATCAGTTCCTGACCACCTACAAAAGCGGCACGCCTCGCCCGACGGAAGATGAGTTGAAAGAGTTGGCAAAATGA
- a CDS encoding sarcosine oxidase subunit beta family protein, with protein sequence MTHFSAFSLLRNSLSGHKKWPKQWPDAAPKSEYDVIIVGAGGHGLGAAYYLAKEHGITNVAVIEKGWLGGGNTGRNTTIIRSNYLYDESAGLYDHAVDLWDGLSQELNYNVMFSQRGVMMLAHNVHDVQSFKRHIHANRLNGVDNKWISPEEAKAICPPLDISPTARYPVMGAAFQQRAGTARHDAVAWGYARAAAARGVDIIQNCPVLSIRRGADGAVEGVETGKGFIKAKKVAVSAAGNTSVVMQTADVQLPLESFPLQALVSEPVKPIMPCVVMSNSVHAYISQSDKGELVIGSGTDQYISYSQRGGLPLIEHTVAAICEIFPIFRRMRMLRKWGGIVDVTPDRSAILGKTPVKGLYVNCGWGTGGFKATPGAAHVLAHTVAKDEPHPINAPFTLERFQTGRLIDEAAAAAVAH encoded by the coding sequence GTGACCCATTTTTCCGCCTTTTCCTTGCTTCGCAATTCTCTGAGTGGCCATAAAAAATGGCCGAAGCAATGGCCAGATGCTGCCCCTAAGTCTGAATATGATGTCATTATTGTCGGTGCCGGTGGCCATGGGCTCGGTGCAGCCTATTATCTGGCCAAGGAGCACGGCATTACCAATGTTGCCGTGATCGAAAAAGGTTGGTTGGGCGGTGGCAACACCGGACGCAACACCACCATCATTCGGTCCAATTATCTCTATGATGAAAGTGCGGGTCTGTATGATCATGCCGTGGATCTATGGGATGGGCTGAGCCAGGAGCTGAACTACAACGTCATGTTTTCTCAACGCGGCGTCATGATGCTGGCTCATAACGTTCATGATGTTCAGAGCTTCAAGCGTCATATCCATGCGAACCGTCTCAACGGCGTTGACAACAAATGGATCAGCCCGGAAGAAGCCAAGGCCATCTGCCCTCCGCTGGATATCTCACCAACAGCTCGTTATCCCGTGATGGGAGCTGCGTTTCAGCAGCGTGCGGGGACAGCCCGCCATGATGCTGTAGCTTGGGGATATGCCCGTGCAGCGGCAGCACGCGGTGTCGATATCATTCAGAATTGCCCTGTTCTTTCGATTAGACGAGGAGCTGACGGAGCTGTTGAAGGTGTCGAGACGGGCAAGGGCTTTATCAAGGCCAAAAAAGTTGCTGTTTCTGCTGCGGGTAACACTTCCGTTGTCATGCAGACCGCAGATGTTCAGCTGCCTTTGGAAAGTTTCCCACTGCAAGCTCTGGTCTCCGAGCCGGTCAAACCGATCATGCCGTGCGTTGTGATGTCGAACAGCGTGCATGCCTATATCAGCCAGTCGGACAAAGGAGAGCTGGTGATTGGCTCGGGTACTGATCAATATATCTCCTACTCGCAACGCGGTGGATTGCCTCTGATTGAGCATACGGTTGCTGCCATCTGTGAGATTTTCCCGATTTTCCGTCGCATGCGGATGCTTCGCAAATGGGGCGGGATCGTGGACGTAACCCCGGACCGCTCGGCCATTTTGGGCAAGACACCGGTAAAGGGTCTTTATGTCAATTGTGGTTGGGGGACTGGCGGCTTCAAGGCAACGCCCGGTGCAGCCCATGTCCTGGCCCACACAGTTGCCAAGGACGAACCGCACCCCATCAATGCCCCATTCACTCTTGAGCGCTTCCAGACCGGCCGGCTGATTGATGAAGCTGCCGCCGCCGCTGTTGCCCATTGA